The proteins below come from a single Necator americanus strain Aroian chromosome V, whole genome shotgun sequence genomic window:
- a CDS encoding hypothetical protein (NECATOR_CHRV.G17977.T2) has translation MTQPVIVRDTKDCLPKQSAIAWVQLVDRSPTTTFVRPAHRYLYPYTHPQTGFHIGIRLDRVVFQIETLSGQINVLSYKIDGAVTQIKEHGQQTISSISNNFNKDTIENVNRMLRIIKEKTHDWPVTALIVVGVTAFVLILVTFLFLITKGGEKIVEKKYKKKALIADHDIENL, from the exons ATGACTCAGCCAGTTATCGTGAGAGACACGAAGGATTGTTTGCCGAAACAGTCAGCGATAGCATGGGTGCAGCTCGTTGATCGATCGCCAACGACAACATTCGTCCGTCCGGCTCACCGATACCTTTATCCGTACACACATCCAC aaactgGCTTCCACATCGGGATTCGTCTAG ATCGGGTTGTGTTTCAAATCGAAACGCTTTCCGGTCAGATCAATGTACTATCCTATAAG ATTGATGGAGCTGTGACTCAAATTAAAGAACATGGTCAACAAACGATCTCTTCAATAAGCAACAATTTTAACAAGGATACTATCGAAAATGTGAATAGAATGCTG CGCatcattaaagaaaaaacacacgaCTGGCCGGTCACAGCACTTATTGTCGTCGGTGTCACCGCGTTTGTGCTGATTTTGGTTACG tttctcTTCCTCATAACAAAAGGAGGCGAGAAGATCGTGGAGAAGAAGTACAAAAAGAAGGCACTGATTGCAGATCATGACATTGAAAACCTGTag
- a CDS encoding hypothetical protein (NECATOR_CHRV.G17977.T1) — MAPPANFYGVEATTSSINASIDRVVFQIETLSGQINVLSYKIDGAVTQIKEHGQQTISSISNNFNKDTIENVNRMLRIIKEKTHDWPVTALIVVGVTAFVLILVTFLFLITKGGEKIVEKKYKKKALIADHDIENL; from the exons ATGGCGCCACCCGCTAATTTCTATGGGGTCGAGGCGACGACATCGTCAATAAACGCATCTATAGATCGGGTTGTGTTTCAAATCGAAACGCTTTCCGGTCAGATCAATGTACTATCCTATAAG ATTGATGGAGCTGTGACTCAAATTAAAGAACATGGTCAACAAACGATCTCTTCAATAAGCAACAATTTTAACAAGGATACTATCGAAAATGTGAATAGAATGCTG CGCatcattaaagaaaaaacacacgaCTGGCCGGTCACAGCACTTATTGTCGTCGGTGTCACCGCGTTTGTGCTGATTTTGGTTACG tttctcTTCCTCATAACAAAAGGAGGCGAGAAGATCGTGGAGAAGAAGTACAAAAAGAAGGCACTGATTGCAGATCATGACATTGAAAACCTGTag